One stretch of Lytechinus variegatus isolate NC3 chromosome 17, Lvar_3.0, whole genome shotgun sequence DNA includes these proteins:
- the LOC121431249 gene encoding deleted in malignant brain tumors 1 protein-like: MSDVYTMLPSPDINVEPLQTRLVGGRGSFEGRVEVYYHLSWRTVCDDGFDLNDAHVICHTLGYPRASAYNLSASFGEGTGEILLDNVECTGTESNIAFCRHNGYYNHNCGHHNDVGVICDGVVSTRNLYYYKREGRVDVNYQGSWGTVCADGFGLAEANVVCRMAGYTFAESYSSCCPYFEEGDGDIHHFNCTGEEVNIGHCSHNPLGTNICGHHDDVGVTCTKLPVRLVGGDTPNEGRVEVLQPNTRSYWGTICSDSWDINDATVVCRMLGYPGVSSAMKSFGPGSGDIILDNVDCDGSETHLTQCNHAGYLVHNCDHIEDVGVVCSGQAELGVRLVDGPDESQGRVELFYFGAWGTVCHYSWTLLDSHVVCKMLGFIGATGYSSSSTYGPGTGEVLLRNPRCTGNEASLLDCNLGYSFGVTYCYDHTRDIGVSCLKWDDLQVRLVNGRSNKEGRVEVLYSGTWGTVCDDKWDLEDSDVVCRMLGFERAENFSCCAGFGPGSGPILLEDVECEGTESNIGHCRRSAYEVHNCDHSEDVGVSCIEYEVDQESSTTMAAETTETLSSNDGRNSISQAAAKGTIGFLSVLVIGILLVCIIMTVVMQKYRRIAMNRQPSNPNCYDGPQRGKDGTMELNTVSGSRIKDESSTNQADMYESLQHVDSRDLSYENIQKRDK; the protein is encoded by the exons AACCTCTCCAGACCCGTTTAGTTGGTGGACGTGGATCCTTTGAAGGCCGAGTTGAGGTTTACTACCATCTTTCCTGGAGAACTGTCTGTGACGACGGTTTTGATCTAAATGACGCCCATGTGATTTGTCATACATTGGGATATCCAAGAGCTTCAGCTTATAACTTAAGTGCATCCTTTGGTGAAGGTACAGGCGAAATCCTCCTGGATAATGTAGAGTGTACAGGAACTGAGTCAAACATCGCATTTTGTCGACATAACGGTTACTACAATCACAACTGTGGGCACCATAATGACGTAGGGGTCATCTGCGACGGCGTCG TTTCTACACGTAACTTGTACTACTACAAAAGAGAAGGGCGGGTGGATGTTAACTATCAAGGTTCATGGGGAACTGTTTGTGCCGATGGCTTTGGACTAGCAGAAGCGAACGTGGTTTGTAGGATGGCAGGTTATACCTTTGCCGAGTCTTACTCGTCATGCTGTCCCTATTTTGAAGAAGGAGATGGTGACATTCATCATTTCAATTGCACAGGAGAAGAAGTGAATATTGGACACTGCAGCCACAATCCTTTAGGAACCAACATTTGCGGACACCACGACGATGTTGGAGTCACATGCACAAAAc TTCCAGTTCGCCTTGTCGGTGGCGATACACCGAATGAAGGGCGAGTCGAGGTGCTGCAGCCAAATACCCGAAGTTACTGGGGAACAATTTGCAGTGATTCCTGGGATATCAACGACGCTACCGTGGTTTGTCGAATGTTGGGATATCCTGGGGTTTCTTCTGCAATGAAGAGCTTTGGCCCAGGCTCAGGGGACATCATCCTCGACAACGTCGATTGTGATGGATCAGAAACACATCTTACACAATGCAACCATGCTGGATATCTGGTTCATAACTGTGACCATATTGAAGATGTTGGTGTTGTTTGCAGCGGGCAAG CCGAGCTCGGGGTTCGTCTAGTAGATGGCCCTGATGAGAGCCAGGGACGTGTTGAGTTGTTTTACTTTGGAGCATGGGGTACTGTATGCCATTATAGCTGGACGCTTCTAGACTCGCATGTTGTCTGTAAAATGTTAGGATTCATCGGTGCTACAGGATATTCAAGTTCTTCAACATACGGTCCAGGGACGGGAGAAGTATTGTTACGCAATCCTAGATGCACAGGGAATGAAGCAAGTCTTCTTGATTGTAATCTGGGTTACAGTTTTGGTGTCACATACTGTTATGATCATACACGCGATATTGGAGTTTCTTGCTTGAAATGGG ATGATCTTCAGGTTCGTCTGGTCAATGGAAGATCCAACAAGGAAGGCCGTGTAGAGGTCTTATACTCCGGTACTTGGGGGACAGTGTGCGATGACAAGTGGGATCTTGAAGACTCTGACGTGGTTTGTAGAATGCTCGGATTTGAACGGGCCGAGAACTTCTCCTGCTGCGCTGGCTTTGGACCAGGATCTGGACCTATACTGCTGGAAGATGTGGAGTGCGAGGGGACGGAGTCAAACATAGGCCACTGTCGAAGAAGTGCGTACGAAGTCCATAACTGCGACCATTCGGAGGATGTTGGCGTATCGTGCATCGAATACG AAGTGGACCAAGAATCCTCTACAACTATGGCAGCGGAGACGACAGAGACGCTTTCTTCTAATGACGGTAGAAATAGCATATCACAGGCTGCCGCAAAGG GTACAATCGGATTCCTCTCTGTCTTAGTCATTGGTATTCTACTTGTTTGTATCATCATGACAGTAGTGATGCAGAAATACAG ACGCATCGCAATGAATCGTCAGCCTTCAAATCCAAACTGTTACGACGGACCACAACGCGGGAAAGATGGCACCATGGAGCTTAATACTGTCTCTGGGTCCAGGATCAAAGACGAATCTTCAACCAACCAAGCCGATATGTATGAATCACTTCAACATGTTGACAGTAGAGATTTATCTTATGAAAATATTCAGAAACGAGATAAATAA